In Methylomagnum ishizawai, one DNA window encodes the following:
- the pip gene encoding prolyl aminopeptidase: MKSLYPEIEPYAAGLLKRGKHQIYLEQCGNPQGLPVLFLHGGPGSGCKSYHRRFFDPAKYRILLLDQRGAGRSLPHGDLEDNTTADLVRDLEYIRQHLELETWALFGGSWGATLALLYAQKHPARVAGLVLRGTFLARRRDLDWFVGEEGVRRVYPDRWEHLLAGLPEAERGDPVAALHRRLTGPDELARRRAARDWSLWSGQVVLGENFAADETSDAVSAATLQQARVELHYAVNRYFLEENAVLDGCGKLARIPTLILHGRRDLVCPLEAAHTLHHHLPRSELRILPRSGHVAGGEEMIDALVAAAADLAAWLAP, translated from the coding sequence ATGAAATCCCTCTATCCCGAAATCGAGCCCTATGCCGCCGGGTTGCTCAAGCGCGGCAAGCACCAGATTTACCTGGAACAATGCGGCAATCCCCAAGGGTTGCCGGTGCTGTTCTTGCACGGCGGGCCGGGTTCCGGCTGCAAGTCCTACCACCGCCGTTTCTTCGATCCCGCTAAATACCGCATCCTGCTCCTGGACCAGCGCGGCGCGGGCCGCTCCTTGCCGCACGGCGACTTGGAGGACAACACCACCGCCGATCTGGTCCGCGACCTCGAATACATCCGCCAGCACCTGGAGCTGGAGACCTGGGCGCTGTTCGGCGGTTCCTGGGGCGCGACCCTGGCCTTGTTGTACGCGCAGAAGCATCCGGCCAGGGTGGCGGGGCTGGTGCTGCGCGGGACGTTCCTGGCCCGGCGGCGCGACCTGGATTGGTTCGTGGGCGAGGAAGGCGTGCGCCGGGTCTATCCCGACCGTTGGGAGCATTTGCTGGCCGGCCTGCCCGAGGCCGAGCGCGGCGACCCGGTGGCCGCGCTGCACCGCCGCCTGACCGGCCCGGATGAATTGGCCCGCCGCCGCGCCGCCCGCGATTGGAGCCTATGGAGCGGGCAGGTGGTCTTGGGCGAAAACTTCGCCGCCGACGAAACCAGCGACGCTGTTTCCGCCGCCACGCTGCAACAGGCCCGTGTCGAACTGCATTACGCCGTGAACCGCTACTTCCTGGAGGAGAACGCCGTGCTGGACGGCTGCGGCAAACTGGCCCGCATTCCCACCCTCATCCTGCACGGTCGCCGCGATCTGGTCTGTCCCTTGGAAGCGGCCCATACCCTGCACCACCACCTGCCACGGTCGGAGTTGCGCATCCTGCCGCGTTCCGGGCATGTGGCTGGGGGCGAGGAAATGATCGACGCCCTGGTCGCCGCCGCCGCCGATCTGGCCGCGTGGCTCGCGCCATGA
- a CDS encoding UbiX family flavin prenyltransferase: MNKRLVIGMTGATGAVYGQRLLEVLRDLGGWETHLVVSAAGALNVFHELGMKRREIHALADVVHDIDDIAASIASGAFKTEGMVIAPCSMKTLAAVAHGFGDNLISRAADVALKERRRLVVVPRETPLNLAHIRNMAAVTEMGGIIYPPLPAFYGGAKTLPALIDETVGRILGLFGIEVGLYTSWEGLGGPGREPV; this comes from the coding sequence ATGAACAAGCGCCTCGTCATCGGCATGACCGGCGCGACCGGCGCGGTCTATGGCCAGCGCTTGCTGGAGGTGCTGCGCGATCTGGGCGGGTGGGAAACCCATTTGGTGGTGTCCGCCGCCGGGGCGCTCAACGTTTTCCACGAACTCGGCATGAAGCGCCGCGAAATCCACGCCCTGGCCGATGTGGTCCACGATATCGACGATATCGCCGCCAGTATCGCCAGCGGTGCCTTCAAGACCGAGGGCATGGTGATCGCGCCCTGTTCGATGAAGACCCTGGCCGCCGTGGCCCATGGCTTCGGCGACAATCTGATTTCCCGCGCCGCCGACGTGGCCTTGAAGGAGCGCCGCCGCTTGGTGGTCGTGCCGCGCGAAACCCCCCTGAACCTGGCCCATATCCGCAACATGGCAGCGGTCACGGAAATGGGCGGCATCATCTATCCGCCCTTGCCCGCGTTCTACGGCGGGGCCAAGACCCTGCCCGCCCTGATCGACGAGACGGTCGGGCGCATCCTGGGTTTGTTCGGGATCGAGGTGGGCTTGTATACGTCCTGGGAAGGGCTGGGCGGGCCGGGCCGGGAGCCTGTTTGA
- a CDS encoding cytochrome C yields MVLKKTRHRYYIALLAALASLASLFHAHPAHAIPSFSRQTSMACSSCHTSSFGPNLTPFGRKFKLDGYTQGSDDSQGPMTRGIPPLSGMLMGSFTNTQKNQEPQPTTGPSSPRFDSNNNFAMDQASFFYGGRVYGSIGAFAQFTYDGVANIVAVDNIDLRFARGTDILGHQFDYGISLNNSPTVSDLWNTTPAWGFPFATSPIAPSPGAGPLISGALAQQVGGGSVYAMIDNFLYLEAGAYGDFSVSAQKNMGVWDPGNALLNGGAPYWRVELQHSWDKQYVGLGTFGLDTTTYADRFNKGSGTNQYTDLGMDLTYQYLGTMEHIFEFRASYIREHQSLNGSQAMGAVAKSNLMLNTLNLNGSYTFQQTYVGNLGFFDISGSTDPLLYADYTSYRPASQGFIAELDYIPFGKSYGLAESFMNLRLAVQYVGYTQFDGANKAAGNNNTLFVSGWLAF; encoded by the coding sequence ATGGTTCTCAAGAAAACCCGGCATCGATACTATATCGCCTTGCTCGCCGCCCTCGCTTCCCTCGCCTCGCTATTCCATGCCCATCCGGCCCACGCCATCCCCAGTTTCTCCCGGCAGACCAGTATGGCCTGCTCGTCCTGCCATACCAGCAGCTTCGGCCCGAACTTGACCCCGTTCGGGCGCAAATTCAAACTCGATGGTTATACCCAGGGCAGCGACGACAGCCAGGGACCGATGACCCGAGGTATCCCACCCCTCAGCGGTATGTTGATGGGCTCCTTCACCAATACCCAGAAAAACCAGGAGCCGCAGCCTACCACCGGCCCCAGCTCGCCCCGGTTCGATAGCAATAATAATTTCGCGATGGATCAAGCCAGCTTCTTCTATGGTGGCCGGGTTTATGGGTCAATCGGGGCATTCGCCCAATTCACCTATGACGGGGTTGCCAATATCGTGGCGGTGGATAATATTGACCTGCGTTTCGCGCGCGGCACCGATATCCTGGGTCACCAGTTCGATTATGGTATTTCACTGAACAATTCGCCCACGGTTTCCGACCTGTGGAATACCACCCCGGCCTGGGGCTTTCCCTTCGCCACCTCGCCCATCGCGCCCTCGCCCGGTGCCGGTCCCCTGATTTCGGGAGCCTTGGCCCAACAGGTCGGCGGCGGCAGCGTCTATGCCATGATCGACAATTTCCTATACCTGGAAGCCGGGGCTTATGGGGACTTCTCGGTGAGCGCCCAGAAAAATATGGGCGTGTGGGACCCTGGCAATGCCTTGTTGAACGGCGGAGCGCCTTATTGGCGGGTGGAATTACAACATAGCTGGGATAAGCAATATGTGGGGCTGGGTACTTTCGGGCTGGATACCACCACCTATGCCGACCGTTTCAACAAAGGCTCGGGCACCAACCAATATACCGACCTGGGCATGGATTTGACCTACCAATACCTGGGCACGATGGAACATATTTTCGAGTTCCGGGCCAGCTATATCCGCGAACACCAAAGCCTGAATGGTTCGCAGGCCATGGGAGCCGTGGCCAAATCCAACCTGATGTTGAACACCTTGAACCTGAACGGTAGTTATACCTTCCAGCAAACCTATGTCGGCAACCTAGGATTCTTCGATATCAGCGGCAGCACAGACCCCTTGCTCTATGCCGACTATACCTCGTACCGGCCCGCTAGCCAGGGCTTCATCGCCGAGTTGGACTATATTCCTTTCGGCAAGAGCTACGGCTTGGCGGAATCCTTCATGAACCTGCGGTTGGCGGTGCAGTATGTGGGCTATACCCAATTCGACGGGGCGAACAAGGCGGCGGGGAATAACAATACCTTGTTCGTGAGCGGCTGGTTGGCGTTCTGA
- a CDS encoding sensor histidine kinase, translating to MSIARLLLIAFLLLNFLASALLAGLSFFASRQALAAEIGLNLGQDAAMLMEQIDMLMFERLQNVHSWSHLDIMQEARLGDVDKRLAGFLAEIRDGYGDAYREVFYADPAGKVVASSDPGRIGQPLPVQGAWVETRVPIGEVFLRLPTADAMDLLVRAPVDNRYGPGLIGDLYGAVDLAGIFRLFDRTERSEPGGKRVALLDREGRLIAASESLRRHGLLLGDAFAAWREGGGTQSVHGAAPAGQGPVLAGYAVSRGHQGYPGLGWSLLVFQSTEQAFRPIRNLLWLFSLAFLLTGLLAGIAARIVARRIARPLVGLRDWARSGVQAAPPVRSDSGGTREVRELGAAFGQMLDHLEQSRQQVIHAAKLAVVGEMAAIMAHEVRTPLGVLHTSAQMLRREPELSPEGREMTRFILDESTRLERLVSTLLECARPRPPKRLPQDVHAILRRVAELLAAQARKKSIAFEWQLDAQDAVVPCDEELLMQVFLNLILNAIQILSPGSRIGLRSRRGEGRLVVEVIDDGPGVPVEHRLRVFDPFFTQREGGIGLGLAVTRQIVEAHGGGIEVSQSVWGGAAFAVGLPCSGGASCEEAIR from the coding sequence ATGAGCATCGCCCGCCTCTTGCTGATCGCTTTCCTGCTGCTGAATTTCCTGGCCTCGGCCTTGCTGGCGGGGCTGTCGTTCTTCGCTTCGCGGCAGGCCTTGGCCGCCGAGATCGGGCTCAACCTGGGGCAGGACGCCGCCATGCTGATGGAGCAGATCGATATGCTGATGTTCGAGCGTCTGCAAAACGTGCATTCCTGGAGCCATCTCGACATCATGCAGGAGGCCCGGCTCGGCGACGTGGATAAGCGCCTGGCCGGGTTCCTCGCCGAAATCCGCGATGGCTATGGCGATGCCTACCGCGAGGTGTTCTATGCCGATCCCGCCGGGAAGGTGGTGGCGTCCAGCGATCCCGGTAGGATCGGCCAGCCGTTGCCGGTACAGGGGGCTTGGGTGGAAACCCGGGTGCCGATTGGCGAGGTGTTCCTGCGCCTGCCCACGGCGGACGCCATGGACTTGCTGGTCCGTGCCCCGGTCGATAACCGCTATGGGCCGGGCTTGATCGGCGATCTATACGGCGCGGTCGATCTGGCCGGGATTTTCCGGCTGTTCGACCGGACCGAGCGTTCCGAACCCGGCGGCAAGCGGGTCGCGCTGCTGGACCGGGAAGGCCGCTTGATCGCCGCCTCGGAATCCTTGCGCCGCCATGGCTTGTTGCTGGGCGATGCCTTCGCCGCTTGGCGCGAGGGTGGCGGCACCCAGTCGGTCCATGGCGCGGCCCCGGCCGGGCAAGGGCCGGTGCTGGCGGGCTATGCGGTGTCGCGGGGCCATCAGGGCTATCCGGGCTTGGGCTGGTCGCTGTTGGTGTTCCAATCCACCGAGCAGGCGTTCCGGCCCATCCGCAATTTGCTGTGGCTGTTTTCGCTGGCTTTCCTGCTTACCGGCTTGTTGGCGGGGATCGCGGCCCGGATCGTGGCCCGGCGCATCGCCCGGCCCTTGGTGGGGTTGAGGGATTGGGCGCGGAGCGGGGTGCAGGCCGCGCCGCCGGTCCGGTCCGATAGCGGCGGTACCCGCGAGGTCCGGGAACTGGGCGCGGCGTTCGGGCAGATGCTCGATCACCTGGAGCAGTCCCGGCAACAGGTGATCCACGCCGCCAAGCTGGCCGTGGTCGGGGAAATGGCCGCCATCATGGCGCACGAGGTGCGGACGCCCTTGGGCGTATTGCACACCTCGGCCCAGATGCTGCGGCGGGAACCCGAGCTGAGCCCCGAAGGCCGGGAAATGACCCGCTTCATCCTGGACGAATCGACCCGGCTGGAACGGCTGGTGTCGACCCTGCTGGAATGCGCCCGGCCCCGTCCGCCCAAACGACTGCCCCAGGATGTCCACGCCATCCTGCGCCGCGTGGCCGAGTTGCTCGCGGCCCAGGCCCGTAAGAAATCCATCGCGTTCGAATGGCAACTCGACGCCCAGGACGCGGTGGTTCCCTGCGACGAGGAGTTATTGATGCAGGTGTTTTTGAATCTGATTTTGAACGCCATCCAAATCCTGTCCCCTGGTTCCAGGATCGGGCTGCGCTCCCGGCGCGGGGAAGGACGGCTGGTGGTCGAGGTGATCGACGACGGTCCGGGCGTCCCGGTGGAACACCGCCTACGGGTGTTCGATCCCTTTTTCACCCAGCGCGAGGGCGGCATCGGCTTGGGGCTGGCGGTGACCCGGCAGATCGTCGAGGCCCACGGCGGCGGGATCGAGGTGTCCCAATCGGTTTGGGGCGGGGCGGCTTTCGCGGTGGGCTTGCCCTGTTCGGGCGGGGCGTCGTGCGAGGAGGCGATACGATGA
- a CDS encoding sigma-54-dependent transcriptional regulator: MKHSRVLVVDDEANARRMLEILLARLGCQVLTAADGQEALDLLHGGAVHLVITDLNMPRLDGLGLLAALRQEDNPVPVILVTAYGTVETAVAAMKQGAFDYLIRPLDLDQVELVVRRALDRQRIVRENAFLRGQMDRGWEEFVGQGAAMRQVYELIRQVAPTKANVLVTGETGTGKELAARAIHRHSGREGLFVPINCAAIPAEILESELFGYAKGAFTGANKDRVGKFELADGGTLFLDEITEMSPALQAKLLRVLQESTIDRLGCNRPIAVDIRLVAATNRDPREAVREGRLREDLFYRLNVFGIQLPPLRDRREDIPVLAAHFLEKYGAQLGCGCGRLDPAAERTLRAYPWPGNVRELENMMERAAVLCRGGTVEPRHLPLEIAGTGGPVAAVAAPVVISADPVAEDLDLERRVEALERGLLTRALAESGDNKAKAARLLKISERTLWYKLKKYGFSGEKG; encoded by the coding sequence ATGAAACATTCCCGCGTCCTGGTGGTGGACGACGAGGCCAACGCCCGGCGGATGCTGGAAATCCTCCTGGCCCGGCTGGGGTGCCAAGTGCTGACGGCGGCGGATGGGCAGGAGGCTTTGGACCTCCTCCATGGCGGTGCCGTGCATTTGGTGATCACCGACCTCAACATGCCCCGGTTGGACGGGCTGGGCCTTTTGGCCGCGCTCAGGCAAGAGGACAACCCGGTCCCGGTGATCCTGGTGACGGCCTATGGCACGGTGGAAACCGCGGTGGCGGCGATGAAGCAGGGCGCGTTCGATTACTTGATCCGCCCGCTGGATTTGGACCAGGTGGAACTGGTGGTGCGGCGGGCCTTGGACCGCCAGCGCATCGTGCGGGAGAACGCGTTCCTGCGTGGCCAGATGGACCGGGGTTGGGAGGAATTCGTCGGCCAGGGCGCCGCCATGCGCCAGGTCTACGAACTGATCCGCCAGGTCGCGCCGACCAAGGCCAACGTCCTGGTCACGGGCGAAACCGGCACCGGCAAGGAACTGGCGGCGCGGGCCATCCACCGCCATTCCGGGCGGGAAGGCTTGTTCGTGCCGATCAATTGCGCGGCCATCCCCGCCGAGATTCTGGAAAGCGAGTTGTTCGGCTATGCTAAGGGCGCGTTCACCGGGGCCAACAAGGACCGGGTCGGCAAATTCGAGCTGGCCGATGGCGGCACCTTGTTCCTGGACGAAATCACCGAGATGAGCCCGGCCTTGCAGGCCAAGCTGCTGCGGGTCTTGCAAGAAAGCACCATCGACCGCCTGGGCTGCAACCGCCCGATTGCCGTGGATATCCGCCTCGTCGCCGCCACCAACCGCGATCCCCGCGAGGCGGTGCGTGAAGGGCGGCTGCGGGAGGATTTGTTCTACCGGCTCAATGTGTTCGGTATCCAACTGCCGCCCTTGCGCGACCGCCGCGAGGATATTCCGGTACTGGCCGCGCATTTCCTGGAGAAGTATGGTGCCCAACTCGGTTGTGGCTGCGGGCGGCTGGACCCGGCGGCGGAGCGGACCTTGCGGGCCTATCCCTGGCCGGGCAATGTGCGGGAATTGGAAAACATGATGGAGCGGGCGGCGGTGTTGTGCCGGGGCGGGACGGTGGAGCCGCGCCACCTGCCCTTGGAAATCGCCGGGACCGGCGGGCCGGTGGCGGCTGTGGCCGCGCCGGTGGTGATATCCGCCGACCCGGTGGCGGAGGATTTGGACCTGGAACGGCGGGTGGAAGCCCTGGAACGGGGCTTGTTGACCCGCGCCCTGGCCGAGTCCGGCGACAACAAGGCCAAGGCGGCGCGGCTGTTGAAAATCAGCGAGCGGACCTTGTGGTACAAGCTCAAGAAATATGGGTTTTCGGGTGAAAAAGGGTAG
- a CDS encoding tyrosinase family protein: protein MDAVAAPFNPMNPHLSVTANALIVRKDVKNMTAREKADFVGAILTLKQTPSPTDDMVGNWYDHFVAEHMRKLVCWTDQPNQGGLGHSGPDLLTWHRAFLLEFEYALSKVARKPIAIPYWDWTDPASEAAMLADDMMGPAGKAGDGYVVMSGPFRKGQWKINVKGFTTDNPGQFDDLVRGTGKMAGATTAPLAADVVALLQRPVYDIAPWGVTSDTAQSFRNFLDGGINATGLECKDGVIWDIVGATSARLHAQGHMYIGGVDANGNPGSLTDTVTSPNDPIFWLHHANVDRILEIWWKNHRYQYLPKTGGPRGDNIGDSLWPYPKLTNGDMARPTRVFGYRYADLTPPKVPEGQTGSEGQTAQAMGTMSHH from the coding sequence ATGGATGCGGTTGCCGCTCCGTTCAACCCGATGAATCCACATCTGAGTGTCACTGCGAATGCACTCATCGTTCGCAAGGATGTTAAAAATATGACGGCACGGGAAAAAGCTGATTTTGTGGGTGCCATCTTGACACTGAAGCAAACCCCTTCCCCGACCGACGATATGGTGGGGAATTGGTACGACCATTTCGTCGCCGAGCATATGCGTAAGTTGGTCTGCTGGACGGACCAGCCCAACCAGGGCGGGTTGGGCCATAGCGGCCCGGACCTCCTGACATGGCATCGGGCGTTCCTGCTTGAATTCGAGTACGCGCTTTCGAAAGTCGCCAGGAAACCTATCGCGATCCCCTATTGGGATTGGACCGATCCCGCCTCGGAGGCGGCGATGCTGGCGGACGACATGATGGGACCGGCCGGGAAAGCTGGAGATGGCTATGTCGTCATGTCCGGCCCGTTCAGGAAGGGGCAATGGAAGATCAACGTCAAGGGTTTTACCACCGACAATCCGGGTCAGTTCGACGATCTTGTCCGCGGGACCGGCAAGATGGCCGGTGCGACCACCGCGCCGTTGGCGGCGGACGTGGTGGCGCTCCTGCAACGTCCGGTATATGACATCGCGCCCTGGGGCGTCACCTCCGACACGGCCCAAAGTTTCCGCAATTTCTTGGATGGCGGCATCAACGCGACCGGCCTGGAATGCAAGGACGGTGTGATCTGGGATATCGTCGGTGCCACTTCCGCACGTTTGCATGCCCAAGGCCATATGTATATTGGCGGTGTCGATGCCAACGGCAATCCAGGGTCGCTCACCGACACCGTGACCTCACCGAACGATCCCATATTCTGGTTGCACCACGCGAACGTGGACCGGATTTTGGAGATTTGGTGGAAGAATCACAGGTATCAATACCTTCCGAAAACCGGCGGGCCACGCGGCGACAATATCGGTGATAGCCTCTGGCCTTATCCGAAGTTGACGAATGGCGATATGGCCCGTCCAACGCGGGTATTCGGATACCGCTACGCCGATCTCACGCCGCCGAAGGTGCCTGAGGGACAAACCGGTTCGGAGGGCCAGACGGCCCAGGCCATGGGGACCATGTCCCACCACTGA
- the asd gene encoding archaetidylserine decarboxylase (Phosphatidylserine decarboxylase is synthesized as a single chain precursor. Generation of the pyruvoyl active site from a Ser is coupled to cleavage of a Gly-Ser bond between the larger (beta) and smaller (alpha chains). It is an integral membrane protein.) → MPLREILFSLIQYPLPHHALSRLMHRLTRCENRAFKNAFIRQIIKLYKVDMAEALQPDPGAYPSFNAFFTRELKPDARPLCPDPDAVLCPADGAISQIGAIEAGSILQAKGKSYTATELLGGDPARAAAFQNGKFATVYLSPRDYHRLHMPLAGTLREMVHVPGRLFSVNNATARQVPNLFARNERVVAIFDTEAGPMALVLVGAIFVASIETVWQGVVTPPAGTTVRSWDYRDTPIKLERGQEMGRFNMGSTIIVLFGENTVGWESLVPGDKVKMGGKLGRRAPTAVVSP, encoded by the coding sequence ATGCCGCTCCGCGAAATCCTGTTCTCCCTGATCCAATATCCCCTGCCCCACCACGCCTTGTCCCGCCTCATGCACCGCCTAACCCGCTGCGAGAACCGGGCGTTCAAGAACGCCTTCATCCGGCAGATCATCAAGCTCTACAAGGTGGACATGGCGGAAGCCTTGCAACCCGACCCCGGTGCCTATCCCAGCTTCAACGCCTTCTTCACCCGCGAACTGAAACCGGACGCCCGCCCCTTGTGCCCCGACCCGGACGCCGTACTCTGTCCCGCCGACGGGGCCATCAGCCAGATCGGCGCTATCGAGGCGGGTTCGATCTTGCAGGCCAAGGGCAAAAGCTACACCGCCACCGAACTCCTGGGCGGCGACCCGGCGCGGGCGGCGGCGTTCCAGAACGGCAAGTTCGCCACGGTCTACCTCTCGCCCCGCGATTACCACCGCCTGCACATGCCCCTGGCCGGCACGCTGCGGGAGATGGTCCATGTGCCGGGGCGGCTGTTCAGCGTCAACAACGCCACCGCCCGCCAAGTACCGAACCTGTTCGCCCGCAACGAACGGGTCGTGGCGATCTTCGATACCGAAGCCGGGCCGATGGCCCTGGTGCTGGTGGGGGCGATCTTCGTGGCGAGCATCGAAACGGTATGGCAGGGCGTGGTCACGCCACCCGCCGGGACCACGGTGCGGAGTTGGGATTACCGGGACACCCCGATAAAACTGGAGCGCGGGCAGGAGATGGGCCGGTTCAATATGGGGTCGACCATCATCGTGCTGTTCGGGGAAAACACCGTGGGCTGGGAAAGCTTGGTGCCAGGGGACAAGGTAAAGATGGGCGGGAAATTGGGACGCCGTGCGCCGACCGCCGTGGTTTCCCCATAG
- the ypfJ gene encoding KPN_02809 family neutral zinc metallopeptidase, producing the protein MRLDDENESDNVEDRRGEGGGGGFGLGGGGLGIGAIVLALGASYFLGVDPSMMLGLVRQAERQVEQHQPQQVQAHKPPPDDDMARFVAKVLHSTETTWRGIFQDMDRQYLDPKLVLFTGATPTACGTGQAAMGPFYCPGDRKVYIDLAFYRDLKQRFHAPGEFAEAYVIAHEVGHHVQNLLGISGKVHAAQQHARSKAQANALSVRLELQADCFAGVWGRRADSLKHIIEPGEIEQALTAATAIGDDRLQQQAKGYAVPETFTHGTSAQRVRWFKRGIETGDIRQCDTFKERDL; encoded by the coding sequence ATGCGCCTGGACGACGAAAACGAAAGCGACAACGTGGAAGACCGGCGGGGCGAGGGTGGCGGCGGCGGTTTCGGCCTGGGCGGTGGTGGCTTGGGCATCGGGGCCATCGTGCTGGCCCTGGGCGCGAGCTATTTCCTGGGGGTCGATCCCTCGATGATGCTGGGCCTGGTGCGCCAGGCCGAACGCCAGGTCGAGCAGCACCAACCCCAGCAGGTCCAAGCCCACAAACCGCCGCCCGACGACGACATGGCCCGCTTCGTCGCCAAGGTATTGCACAGTACCGAAACCACTTGGCGCGGCATCTTCCAGGACATGGACCGCCAATATCTCGACCCCAAGTTGGTGCTGTTCACCGGCGCGACCCCCACCGCCTGCGGCACCGGGCAGGCGGCGATGGGACCGTTCTATTGCCCCGGCGACCGCAAGGTCTACATCGACCTCGCTTTCTACCGCGACCTGAAACAGCGCTTCCACGCGCCGGGCGAATTCGCCGAGGCCTATGTCATCGCCCACGAGGTCGGCCACCATGTGCAGAACCTCCTGGGGATTTCCGGCAAGGTCCACGCCGCCCAGCAACACGCCCGCAGCAAGGCCCAGGCCAACGCGCTATCGGTGCGGCTGGAATTGCAAGCCGATTGTTTCGCCGGGGTCTGGGGCCGACGCGCCGACAGTCTGAAGCACATCATCGAACCCGGCGAGATCGAACAAGCCCTCACCGCCGCCACCGCCATCGGTGACGACCGCCTGCAACAGCAAGCCAAGGGCTACGCCGTGCCGGAAACCTTCACCCATGGCACTTCGGCCCAGCGGGTGCGCTGGTTCAAACGCGGCATCGAAACCGGCGATATCCGCCAATGCGACACGTTCAAAGAGCGGGATTTGTAG
- a CDS encoding TolC family protein, which translates to MIKVSHLMVLTFIGLTLQACGIPELTKKQTEVHLPDHFKPGLSEKVSSGTVKWKDFFEDRNLSKLIDIAVANNKEVNMMLQRISTAENEIQARQGAYLPFVGIGAGADGEKVGKYTRNGAVEDGLKLANGQSFPTFLGNYQFGLFSSWEVDIWKKLRNAKEVAVLEYMATQEGKNFLVTNLVGEVAHAYYELVALDNQLENLNQNIDIQQNGLEVVKQLQIYARTNTLAVKRYQAEVAKNQSRRFEIMQQITVVENRLNYLLGRTPQPIERTSIGFMEMKPKVPDTGIPSQLLQNRPDIRKAELELKAADLNIDVARADFYPSFGIKAGIGFDAFALKYLVNTPESLAAMVAGELVAPLVNKNAIIAEYKNANAKQIQTAYEYEQTLLNAYAEVANQLSNIDNLDKNYRLKRQQVDSLVQSIDVASQLFKSARADYLDVLLTQRDALEAKRELIETKQKQVNAAVDLYKALGGGWQ; encoded by the coding sequence ATGATTAAAGTATCCCATCTGATGGTACTTACTTTTATAGGCTTGACGCTACAAGCCTGTGGCATCCCGGAGTTGACCAAGAAACAAACCGAGGTCCATTTGCCCGACCACTTCAAGCCGGGCCTTTCGGAAAAGGTCTCCTCGGGCACTGTGAAATGGAAGGACTTTTTCGAGGACCGGAACTTATCCAAGCTGATCGATATCGCGGTCGCGAATAACAAGGAAGTCAATATGATGCTGCAACGCATCAGCACCGCTGAAAACGAGATTCAAGCGCGGCAAGGTGCCTATCTGCCCTTCGTGGGTATCGGTGCCGGGGCGGACGGCGAAAAGGTCGGCAAATACACGCGCAACGGTGCGGTCGAAGACGGCCTGAAACTGGCAAATGGCCAGTCCTTTCCCACGTTTTTGGGCAATTATCAATTTGGCTTGTTTTCAAGCTGGGAAGTCGATATTTGGAAAAAGCTGAGGAACGCCAAAGAAGTAGCCGTATTGGAATATATGGCAACCCAGGAAGGGAAAAACTTTTTGGTGACCAATTTGGTCGGTGAAGTGGCCCATGCCTATTATGAACTGGTCGCCCTGGACAACCAGCTTGAAAATCTCAATCAGAATATAGATATCCAGCAAAACGGTTTGGAAGTGGTCAAGCAACTCCAGATTTATGCCCGGACCAATACACTCGCGGTCAAACGCTACCAGGCGGAAGTGGCGAAGAACCAAAGCCGGAGATTCGAGATCATGCAACAGATCACCGTGGTCGAAAACCGCCTCAATTACTTATTGGGGCGGACGCCACAGCCTATCGAGCGCACTTCCATAGGGTTCATGGAGATGAAGCCCAAAGTGCCCGATACCGGCATTCCTTCGCAGTTGCTGCAAAACCGGCCCGATATCAGAAAAGCGGAACTCGAACTGAAGGCGGCGGATTTGAATATCGACGTGGCCAGGGCCGATTTCTATCCCAGCTTCGGCATCAAAGCCGGCATAGGATTCGACGCTTTCGCCCTCAAATATCTCGTCAATACCCCGGAATCCTTGGCGGCCATGGTCGCCGGTGAATTGGTGGCTCCCTTGGTGAACAAAAACGCCATCATCGCGGAGTATAAAAACGCCAACGCCAAGCAAATCCAAACCGCCTATGAATACGAGCAAACCCTCCTCAACGCCTATGCCGAGGTCGCCAACCAACTCTCGAATATAGATAATCTAGATAAAAACTATCGGCTCAAACGGCAGCAGGTCGATTCCCTGGTGCAATCCATCGATGTCGCCAGCCAGCTTTTCAAGTCCGCCCGCGCCGATTATCTGGATGTATTATTGACCCAGCGCGACGCCCTGGAGGCCAAACGGGAGTTGATCGAAACCAAACAGAAGCAGGTCAACGCGGCGGTGGACCTTTACAAGGCGCTGGGTGGTGGCTGGCAGTAG